A window of Phycisphaerae bacterium genomic DNA:
GATTCTCGGCGGCACCGTGCCGCCGGCCGGTCAGCCAGAACTTGTAAGCAAGCCGCTCTGACGCTGGCCTTGCTCTTGGTGACTTCTGCCCAAGGGTGGCGGGAGACGATTTCACCGGGTCACCATTCGCCCCGAGGTGGCCGGTCCCCGCCAGAATCTCAGCAGCCACGGTCTCGTGGGTCACCCGGTTCGGAAGCTTCCCCTGCTGAGTAGACAGATGCGGTCATATTGCGCCCATCATGGTCGCGTCCGTGTCATGTTGCCACAACCATGCAATATGACACCACTCAGCCGCGACAATATGAGTATATTCGACTCGATCTCAATCAGATCAAACAATTTGACGAAATTATGCAATGGCGTATGATGCAAGATGATCGTCGTCCTGTAATGCCCGGCGGATCGTCGTGGCAAATAGGAAAACCGCGGAGTGACCCGTGAAGAGACCCGCAAAAAAAAACGCAAAGAAGAACCCCGAAGGCTCCGAAACGGATTCGTGGTCAATCGCGGGAGTCCCCCCCCGTCGGTCGTCCAAGGCGAAGGGTAAGCAGGACAAGACCCGGTCCGAACTTCCGCCCGGATCGACGGCAAGCCCAGCCAGCCAGCAGAAGTGCAAGCACAAGAAGACCCACTTCGAACCTCGGTCGCACAAGTTCACCACCAACCGATCGAGGAGGCTCCCTTTTTTCGTGACCATCCCGACGACCGTCTGCGACCAGTGCGGACATGTCGAACAACTGGGTGATTCCGCTGCCATTGACAAGCAGGCCTGCGAGCAGGCTTGCCGTGATCTGCACCTTCTGATGGGGTCTGAGATCACAGCGATCCGGGAGTCGCTTGGGCTCTCCCGCCGGAAGTTCGCGGCCTTGGCTGGGGTCGGGGTCACCACGCTCGCACGCTGGGAGCGGGGCTCGGCGATTCAGAACATAGGCTACGATCATCTTTTTCGCTTGCTAAGGCACCCTGAGAACGTCGAACGCCTGGCAGCCCTGCGGGATGTTCGCCTGCCACGTAGCGCTCACAGGGCTGACGCTGAACAACTCGAAACGAACCAGTCGCAGGTGGCTGAAGAGCGATCGGCACGGCCCGGCTGCGATTTCAGCAAGGTCGCTGCCGACGCAGAAGCAGAGCTGGTGCGGCACATCAAAACCTTGCCGCCGGCGGCTTTCGCCGATGTGGTCACCACATTGTTCGGCGGCCTGGGCTATGTGATTACCCCGTTTGCGGGCGGTTCGGCGGATGAGTCAGGCGGCTTCCTGGCTGCCGTCGGCACCGATCCGCTGGGAATCATCCATCCGCAGGTGCGGGTCATTATCCGGACCTCCCAGCTCCAGGATACCGATGTCGCCCGCATGGAACCGATGCTCAAAGTCGGCGAACTGGGCACCCTTATCGCCCAAATCGGTGCGACTCAAGGGGCACACGATACCGCCTGCGCCGCCTCGAAGCGGATTCAAATCATGGATGCCCACCATCTATCTCGTATGTGGACGGGCATCTACGAGGAGCTCACCCCCGCCCAGCAATCCGTGTTGCCACTCCAGAAACTCAGTTTCTTCGCCGCGAAGTGAGCCCCTGATTGACGAACACAACCCCAAGAGTCGGTCTGAGGCGTTCTGCCCGGTTGCCGTCCTGAAGTCGATGCCCCCGGTTAGCCCGCTCTGTGCCCTCGTATTTGATTTCCTAGGAAGAGATGGCATCCGACGTTCCCGGCGGGGCTCGTGGCTTCGTCAGGGTTTTCTTTCTCCGGGCTGTGCCCGAGCCGGATGCCGTCGAGGAACAGGATATGTTCACGTGTTCAAGTGCCCGGATTGAGATCGATCTGACCTCGCAGTTGAGGGCGTTCGGCTTGAGCGGCCCGTCCAGCGGAAGGACCGTCTCGGAATTGCCGGACTGGCTTACCTCGGGCGAGGTCAAGGATACAATAAGAGCATGGCTGCCCTATACCAGCCGCCCCATGAGCGTGGGGGACGCGGTCGAATCGTTGTTGAGCTACGACCGTTTGCTGGCGGCCCTGGAGAAGATCGGATGACGCCCTTTCCCCACAGGAGTGCGAGCAGGCGATGGGTGAAGTGGTGGCCGACAAGGGCTATCACAGCAACGACGTGCTGACGGGTCCCGCTCAGATGGTGGAGCGTACATACATCGCCGAGCCGGACCGG
This region includes:
- a CDS encoding helix-turn-helix domain-containing protein, producing MKRPAKKNAKKNPEGSETDSWSIAGVPPRRSSKAKGKQDKTRSELPPGSTASPASQQKCKHKKTHFEPRSHKFTTNRSRRLPFFVTIPTTVCDQCGHVEQLGDSAAIDKQACEQACRDLHLLMGSEITAIRESLGLSRRKFAALAGVGVTTLARWERGSAIQNIGYDHLFRLLRHPENVERLAALRDVRLPRSAHRADAEQLETNQSQVAEERSARPGCDFSKVAADAEAELVRHIKTLPPAAFADVVTTLFGGLGYVITPFAGGSADESGGFLAAVGTDPLGIIHPQVRVIIRTSQLQDTDVARMEPMLKVGELGTLIAQIGATQGAHDTACAASKRIQIMDAHHLSRMWTGIYEELTPAQQSVLPLQKLSFFAAK